CTTTTACGTTAGTAATTTTTCGTTAAATTTAAAATCAAGAGTTATTTAAAAATAAAATTTATATAGCATTTATAGGGAAATCGTTACATTTTTACGTGACGTTGAACATAAGTAAGATATATTGTCTTATTAACTGAAAAATTCTTTGTGATAAACTAAATAAAGTAAGGGAGAGAATTCAAAGTATTTATTAGTTCTGAATAAATATTATAACTTTTTATGGTAAGGGAATTTCCTTAAGTTACTATTAGTAAAAAAGTAATCCAGTCATCAAAATCCTTTGTACTTCCAGATTCCAATAGATAATCATGACATACTTTTTAGGGTTTTATAGGTGAGATCTTCTATTACTTTTATGTAGTTTTAGAACCATTGACTTTTAACCACAACTAAACAATATTCCAAATTGTGAACTAATTTCACTAACACAGACTTGAACTTTCGACAAGTAACAGAAATAGACAGAACTATTCTCTTAATATTATAAATAATTCAAAATTTTCTTAATTTTATCCTTTACTAATCTTAGTCTTTCTTCTGTTAATATCATTTCATGAAATCCATCTACGTGGAGTTCCCAAGCTATATACCAGATCTCTTTAACTTCATCACTTCTTAGCTCGTTTACAGCATCAAATAGAAGTTCTGAGGACCATCTACCGTGTCTCAATCTTTTTACAACACCTAAATTATATTTTCTTGAGAGAATTTTTATTGCCTCCTCTACTGCCTTATAGTATTTTTCTGAAGCTTGCACAACATCTCCTTTCTCTAAAAGCTCATCAGCCTCTTTAATCCAATCTCTTATTTGCTGAGGCGAGGTTAACAATGTCTCTCACGTATTTTACAACGTCTTTTATTGAATTAGGGCTTAAATTTGTAGTGACTAAACTTACAGAGGCTGACCAATCAATGATAATTCTTTCACCGTATATTTTTGCCAATTCATTAATAGCCTTATTTAGTGTTTCCAAATCCCAACTCCCCTTAGCCTTAGCCTCATTTAAAGTACTGATCTTATTTTCCACAGCTAGAATTTTTATTGCCTCCTCTACTGCCTTATAGTATTTTTCTGAAGCTTGCACAACATCTCCTTTCTCTAAAAGCTCATCAGCCTCTTGTAAATAAGCCTCAGCAGATGTTAAAGGTCTTAACATATATAACTCTTTCACAAGGCACTATAAAAATATTTTATACTATACGATATTATAAATTGAAAATTTGGAAAAATGGAAAATGAGATAAACTCCTTGATAGTACATTGTTAGTATCAATTTATTAAATGATTTTTCTATCAAAGAGTAAAGCATTAAAAAGTAATATTGAAAAAACACAGAAATGAATTAATGAAAGCAGTATGGTCAATTAATAGCAGTCAAGAATGAACAAAGAGAAAAAGTAAAAAGTATTCATCTCTTTCTAATTAATACCGCCGCTAACCCAACTACAACTACTATCACTACCACACCTATTATGATGTATGTAATAGGTAGGTTTGCAGACATTTCAGTAGAATTAGTTTGTATCATTTGTGTAGATGTAGCTGTTTCAGTAGTAATAATACTGATAGACCCAGATAAAGAATTCGTTACGTATATATATCCGTTAGAGGGATCATAAACAATACCTGTCGGACAATTTCCAACTGTTATATTCGCTATTACTTGATTTGTTAAAGGATTG
The sequence above is drawn from the Sulfurisphaera tokodaii str. 7 genome and encodes:
- a CDS encoding PaREP1 family protein is translated as MLRPLTSAEAYLQEADELLEKGDVVQASEKYYKAVEEAIKILAVENKISTLNEAKAKGSWDLETLNKAINELAKIYGERIIIDWSASVSLVTTNLSPNSIKDVVKYVRDIVNLASANKRLD
- a CDS encoding PaREP1 family protein, producing MLTSPQQIRDWIKEADELLEKGDVVQASEKYYKAVEEAIKILSRKYNLGVVKRLRHGRWSSELLFDAVNELRSDEVKEIWYIAWELHVDGFHEMILTEERLRLVKDKIKKILNYL